The Nitrosomonas sp. sh817 genome includes a window with the following:
- the rpoH gene encoding RNA polymerase sigma factor RpoH — protein MTNALTLPAVGGSIESYIQSVNSFPILSQEEETGLARRLWNHGDIEAAQKLILSHLRFVVAIARGYKGYGLPQADLIQEGNIGLMKAVKRFDPERGVRLVSFAVHWIKAEIHEFIMRNWRLVKIATTKQQRKLFFNLRSMKQGLDTMNPQEVEAMATQLGVKSEEVVEMEKRFNGSDISLEPLSDEEDDTFSPISYLTDGAEPSQILESVQITQMREQGLQHSLECLDDRSRHIIEARWLREKDSATLHDLAAELGVSAERVRQIEAKALQKMRGTMTATA, from the coding sequence ATGACGAATGCTTTGACACTGCCGGCTGTTGGGGGAAGTATTGAAAGCTATATTCAGTCTGTTAATTCTTTCCCGATCCTCTCGCAAGAGGAAGAAACGGGTCTGGCACGGCGCTTATGGAATCACGGCGATATTGAAGCTGCTCAGAAACTGATTTTGTCTCATCTGCGTTTCGTTGTGGCGATAGCGCGCGGCTACAAAGGATATGGGCTTCCGCAAGCGGATCTGATCCAAGAAGGCAATATCGGATTAATGAAAGCGGTGAAGCGCTTTGACCCGGAACGCGGTGTTCGTCTGGTATCTTTTGCAGTGCATTGGATCAAGGCTGAAATTCATGAATTTATTATGCGTAATTGGCGCCTTGTTAAAATAGCGACAACCAAGCAACAACGTAAATTGTTTTTTAACTTGCGGAGCATGAAGCAAGGATTGGATACCATGAATCCGCAAGAAGTCGAAGCCATGGCCACGCAATTAGGCGTCAAATCGGAAGAAGTGGTGGAAATGGAAAAACGTTTTAACGGCTCGGATATTTCATTGGAACCGCTTTCCGATGAGGAAGACGATACATTCAGTCCGATCAGTTATCTGACGGATGGTGCTGAACCCTCACAAATTCTGGAAAGCGTGCAAATTACCCAGATGCGCGAGCAAGGTTTGCAACATTCCCTCGAGTGCTTGGATGATCGTAGCCGCCATATCATCGAAGCGCGTTGGCTACGAGAAAAAGACAGCGCTACGTTGCATGATCTCGCTGCGGAACTGGGCGTGTCGGCTGAACGGGTACGGCAAATCGAAGCAAAAGCGCTGCAAAAAATGCGCGGCACCATGACAGCGACTGCGTAA
- a CDS encoding response regulator transcription factor, which produces MSNQKIQVMLVDDHAMMRHGISLLVNNEPDMKVCAEAGDGGEALALLRRNVRVDIVLLDITLKTVPGFEVIKSIHLLLPALPVLFVSMHDEEIYAERALQVGGRGYVSKQETGEVLLIAIREVLQGNIFLSKNMHAKLLRKIKIGHSEPERLIDSLTLSEFEIFHLIGAGHSSQEIAKLLNRSVNTIETHRFNIRSKLNLKDGTDLIHFATQWNLAELRKAMS; this is translated from the coding sequence ATGTCAAATCAGAAAATACAAGTAATGCTTGTGGACGATCATGCTATGATGCGTCACGGTATTTCGTTACTCGTTAACAATGAACCCGATATGAAGGTGTGTGCTGAAGCTGGTGATGGCGGTGAGGCGTTGGCACTGCTTAGAAGAAATGTGCGTGTGGATATTGTTTTGCTCGATATAACACTTAAAACAGTTCCTGGTTTTGAAGTTATTAAAAGTATCCATCTACTGTTACCTGCATTACCTGTACTTTTTGTTTCAATGCATGACGAGGAGATCTATGCCGAGCGTGCTTTACAGGTTGGTGGGCGCGGTTATGTTTCAAAACAAGAAACGGGCGAAGTACTGTTAATTGCTATCCGTGAAGTATTGCAAGGTAATATTTTTCTCAGTAAGAATATGCATGCCAAGCTGCTGAGAAAAATCAAAATCGGACATTCAGAGCCGGAGCGATTAATTGACTCGCTGACTCTTAGTGAATTTGAAATTTTTCATTTGATTGGTGCGGGGCACAGTAGTCAGGAAATTGCTAAGTTGCTTAACCGGAGTGTCAATACAATTGAAACGCATCGTTTTAATATTCGCAGTAAATTGAATTTAAAAGATGGTACAGATTTGATCCATTTTGCAACCCAGTGGAATTTAGCTGAATTAAGAAAAGCGATGTCTTAG
- a CDS encoding Arm DNA-binding domain-containing protein, producing the protein MKLTDSIIKAAKPRDKRYSLPDGKGLVLWVQPDGQKCWRVRFTSKYYSLTSNTEVRFRLNWYDKFP; encoded by the coding sequence ATGAAACTCACCGATTCAATCATTAAAGCAGCAAAGCCAAGGGACAAACGCTACAGCCTGCCCGATGGCAAGGGTCTTGTTCTATGGGTACAGCCTGACGGTCAAAAATGCTGGCGTGTTCGCTTTACTTCCAAGTACTACTCGTTAACGAGCAACACTGAGGTCCGATTCAGGCTTAATTGGTATGACAAGTTTCCATAA